Proteins from a single region of Salinibacter grassmerensis:
- a CDS encoding CoA-binding protein, whose protein sequence is MNSSLSPEQQEQYQHPDTIRRLLREADTIAMVGLSSNPQKASQFVATYLQYQGYRLIPVHPKADSILGETAYPDLESVPVPVDVVDVFRPPHECPTYAEQAAAIGADALWLQLGIASPEAAEIADGHGLDVVMDRCMKMEHGRFQGGMHWMGMNTGVITAKRGRRQM, encoded by the coding sequence ATGAACTCCTCGCTCTCCCCGGAGCAACAAGAGCAGTATCAACACCCCGACACGATTCGCCGCCTTCTTCGGGAGGCAGACACCATCGCGATGGTGGGACTGTCCTCCAACCCGCAGAAGGCGAGCCAGTTTGTGGCGACGTACCTGCAGTATCAGGGGTATCGCCTCATCCCCGTCCATCCGAAGGCGGACTCGATTCTCGGCGAGACCGCCTACCCGGACCTGGAGAGCGTTCCCGTTCCGGTCGATGTGGTTGACGTCTTCCGCCCCCCGCACGAATGCCCCACGTACGCGGAGCAGGCGGCCGCGATTGGGGCCGACGCCCTCTGGCTACAGCTCGGCATCGCGAGCCCGGAGGCGGCCGAGATTGCCGACGGCCACGGGCTCGACGTGGTGATGGACCGCTGCATGAAGATGGAGCACGGCCGCTTCCAGGGCGGTATGCACTGGATGGGCATGAATACCGGCGTCATCACCGCCAAGCGAGGTCGGCGACAGATGTGA
- a CDS encoding O-acetylhomoserine aminocarboxypropyltransferase/cysteine synthase family protein: MPPDSDTSPASSSPPSNGAPSAAGAGRDFGFETRMLHAGHVPDAETGSRAVPIHQTTSYVFDDTNYAAQLFELKAYGNIYTRINNPTTAAFEERVASLANAVGAVATASGMAAELVALMTLLEPGDEIVASAHLYGGTRTLFTNTFQKLSVEASFVEPNDLDAWDAAITDDTKVLYGETIGNPQGSVLDFEPLAELADAHGLPLLIDNTFATPYLCRPLDWGASLVVQSATKFIGGHGTSIGGVVLDGGSFDFTTIDTVAEPSDSYHGLRFPDTFGHQGYLMKARAETLRDTGASMSPFNAFQLIQGLETLSVRMERHVDNAQAVAKHLDEHPLVENVAYPGLSDNPYHALAQKYLPKGPGAIFTFELSPDGQDPRAAGTTFIENLQLFSHLANVGDARSLVLHPASTTHQQLSEEEMRSSGLSPGMIRLSIGLEDTNDLLWDLDQALHAISQ, encoded by the coding sequence ATGCCCCCCGATTCCGACACATCACCCGCCTCCTCGTCCCCTCCGTCCAACGGGGCCCCGTCTGCTGCCGGGGCCGGACGCGACTTCGGATTCGAAACCCGGATGCTCCACGCCGGCCACGTCCCCGACGCCGAGACGGGATCGCGGGCCGTACCCATCCACCAGACAACCTCGTACGTCTTTGACGACACCAACTACGCCGCCCAGCTCTTTGAGCTGAAGGCGTACGGCAACATCTACACCCGGATCAACAACCCGACGACGGCGGCCTTCGAGGAACGGGTCGCGTCCCTTGCAAACGCCGTGGGGGCGGTGGCAACCGCCAGCGGGATGGCGGCCGAACTCGTGGCCCTGATGACGCTGCTGGAGCCCGGCGACGAGATCGTGGCCTCCGCGCACCTCTACGGCGGCACGCGCACCCTCTTCACGAACACGTTTCAGAAGCTGAGCGTCGAGGCCTCGTTCGTGGAGCCGAACGACCTGGACGCGTGGGACGCGGCCATTACGGACGACACGAAGGTGCTCTACGGGGAGACGATCGGTAATCCGCAGGGGAGCGTGTTGGACTTTGAGCCGCTCGCGGAGCTGGCCGACGCCCACGGCCTCCCGCTCCTTATCGACAACACCTTTGCGACGCCCTACCTCTGCCGCCCCCTCGACTGGGGAGCGTCGCTCGTCGTCCAGTCCGCAACCAAGTTCATCGGCGGCCACGGCACCTCCATCGGGGGCGTCGTGCTGGACGGAGGCTCGTTCGACTTTACCACCATCGACACGGTGGCCGAGCCTTCGGACTCCTACCACGGCCTCCGATTCCCGGACACGTTCGGCCACCAGGGCTACCTCATGAAGGCCCGGGCCGAGACACTCCGCGACACCGGAGCCAGCATGTCCCCCTTCAACGCGTTCCAACTCATCCAGGGGCTGGAGACCCTCTCTGTCCGCATGGAGCGGCACGTGGACAACGCCCAGGCCGTGGCCAAGCACCTCGACGAACATCCGCTCGTCGAGAATGTGGCCTACCCCGGGCTCTCCGACAATCCGTACCACGCCCTTGCCCAAAAGTACCTGCCCAAGGGCCCCGGCGCCATCTTCACCTTTGAGCTAAGCCCCGACGGGCAGGACCCACGCGCCGCGGGAACGACCTTCATCGAGAACCTTCAGCTCTTCTCACACCTCGCCAACGTGGGCGATGCGCGGAGCTTGGTGCTGCACCCGGCCTCTACGACGCACCAGCAGCTCTCCGAGGAGGAGATGCGGTCGAGCGGCCTCTCGCCGGGAATGATTCGCCTTTCCATTGGACTCGAAGACACCAACGACCTGCTATGGGATCTGGATCAGGCCCTACATGCGATCTCGCAATGA
- a CDS encoding flavin reductase family protein produces MPTGPSIAGEDLRSVMQRVPSPVTVVTAAGRSEARGATIGSLTSVSLDPPLVSFNVEKDSQMHAVLAKASHFAVHLLADRQSELCQHFAVPDQSGPDQLAAVTYHTDTHGTPILESAPAVLQCHWHEAFAAGDHDIVVGRVTQLEERDEARPLLYYDQDYRSVSAPADSHSTG; encoded by the coding sequence ATGCCCACAGGACCTTCCATTGCCGGTGAGGACCTCCGCAGCGTGATGCAGCGCGTCCCATCCCCCGTGACGGTCGTTACCGCCGCGGGGCGCTCGGAGGCACGCGGCGCCACGATTGGCTCCCTCACCAGCGTCTCATTGGATCCTCCGCTCGTTTCGTTCAACGTCGAGAAGGACAGCCAGATGCACGCAGTGCTGGCGAAGGCCTCCCATTTTGCCGTCCACCTGCTGGCCGACCGGCAGTCCGAGCTCTGCCAGCACTTCGCCGTTCCGGACCAGTCCGGCCCCGACCAGCTCGCAGCGGTGACGTACCACACCGACACGCACGGAACCCCCATCCTCGAATCAGCTCCGGCCGTTCTCCAGTGTCACTGGCACGAAGCCTTTGCGGCCGGGGACCACGACATCGTCGTGGGCCGCGTAACTCAGCTGGAGGAGCGCGACGAGGCCCGCCCGCTCCTGTACTACGACCAGGACTATCGGAGCGTGAGTGCCCCTGCCGACTCCCACTCCACCGGTTGA
- a CDS encoding NADPH-dependent FMN reductase, translating to MSDILGIVGSLSAPSNTRAAVEVALDAAAAEREVDTEVLHLAEYDLDPADGRSLEHYTGDTAEALKRIIDGSAYIIGTPVYRASYAGTLKNLFDMIPRGMWQADVAPLANSAAGLVGTGATPHHYLTVEKELAPVLSFFGAHLVGSGTYVHGDHYGDDRTLTDDTVRERLRTLGVATVDLHRAIEDSGALSELGPQF from the coding sequence ATGAGTGACATCCTGGGCATTGTCGGAAGCCTCTCCGCCCCCTCCAACACCCGTGCTGCCGTCGAGGTGGCCCTGGACGCCGCCGCGGCGGAGCGCGAGGTGGACACGGAGGTCCTTCACCTGGCCGAGTATGACCTCGATCCTGCCGACGGACGGTCGCTGGAACACTACACCGGTGATACGGCCGAGGCCCTAAAGCGCATCATCGACGGTTCGGCCTACATCATCGGCACCCCGGTGTACCGGGCCTCCTACGCGGGCACTCTGAAAAACTTGTTCGACATGATCCCCCGTGGCATGTGGCAGGCCGATGTGGCCCCGTTGGCAAACAGTGCCGCGGGACTCGTGGGGACGGGGGCAACCCCGCACCATTACCTCACGGTCGAGAAGGAGCTTGCCCCCGTGCTTTCCTTCTTCGGCGCTCACCTGGTCGGCAGCGGCACGTACGTCCACGGCGACCACTACGGCGACGACCGCACCCTGACGGACGACACGGTACGCGAGCGCCTCCGCACCCTCGGCGTGGCGACGGTCGACCTGCACCGGGCCATCGAGGACAGCGGTGCCCTGTCGGAGTTGGGCCCACAGTTTTAA
- the sfnG gene encoding dimethylsulfone monooxygenase SfnG, whose protein sequence is MDTTFAYWVPNVSGGLVITDWPMKTDWKWPFNKEIAQTAEEIGFEYALAQARFFGSYNAEKQLEALSVANALASHTEKLRLIGAVHPGQWKPGPIANFVSTADHISNGRFHLNVVSGWFKGEYTRFGEPWLAHDERYERSEEFIEVLKGLWTEDLFSYDGRFYQIDEAPCEPTPETPPDIFQGGNSKRARRMAARASDWFFINGGSLEDLKGIIDDVNGYAREFGVEPPKIGVNSFVIVRDTEAEAKQVLENIIEHATEEAVEGFKEQVKQAGQASPEGEGMWDDSEFEDLVQYNDGFRTGLIGTKEQVVERIRRLDAIGVDLVLTGFLHYEDELPHFGEEIIPAVREAEPLDRPEEAVPA, encoded by the coding sequence ATGGATACCACATTTGCGTACTGGGTCCCCAACGTTAGCGGCGGCCTCGTCATCACCGACTGGCCGATGAAGACCGACTGGAAATGGCCCTTTAACAAAGAGATCGCGCAGACGGCCGAAGAGATTGGCTTCGAATACGCCCTCGCCCAGGCCCGCTTTTTTGGCAGTTACAACGCTGAGAAGCAGCTGGAGGCCCTTTCGGTCGCCAATGCACTGGCCTCGCACACCGAGAAACTGCGTCTCATCGGGGCCGTGCACCCGGGCCAGTGGAAGCCTGGGCCCATCGCCAACTTTGTCTCGACGGCGGACCACATCAGTAACGGCCGCTTCCACCTCAATGTAGTCAGCGGCTGGTTCAAGGGCGAATATACCCGCTTCGGCGAGCCCTGGCTCGCCCACGACGAACGCTACGAGCGCAGCGAAGAGTTCATTGAGGTCCTGAAAGGCCTCTGGACCGAAGACCTCTTCAGCTACGACGGGCGCTTCTACCAGATCGACGAGGCCCCCTGCGAGCCCACGCCCGAGACGCCCCCCGACATCTTTCAGGGAGGCAACTCGAAGCGTGCCCGGCGCATGGCCGCCCGCGCCTCCGACTGGTTCTTCATCAACGGCGGAAGCCTCGAAGACCTGAAGGGCATCATCGACGACGTGAACGGGTACGCCCGCGAGTTCGGCGTCGAGCCGCCCAAAATCGGCGTCAACTCGTTCGTCATCGTGCGCGACACGGAAGCCGAGGCCAAGCAGGTGCTCGAAAACATCATCGAGCACGCCACCGAGGAGGCGGTCGAAGGCTTCAAGGAGCAGGTCAAACAGGCCGGACAGGCCTCCCCCGAAGGCGAGGGCATGTGGGACGACTCCGAATTCGAAGACCTCGTCCAGTACAACGACGGCTTTCGCACTGGCCTCATCGGGACGAAGGAGCAAGTCGTGGAGCGCATCCGCCGGCTCGACGCCATCGGGGTGGACCTCGTCCTGACCGGCTTCCTGCACTACGAGGATGAACTTCCCCACTTCGGGGAGGAGATCATCCCGGCCGTGCGGGAGGCCGAGCCGCTGGATCGCCCGGAGGAGGCGGTGCCGGCATAA
- a CDS encoding PqiC family protein — MTVSFPSVLLRRLGCCAALAGLVALSVTGCVRLLEPRKSDATYYLLDSASAPDTVATQAPSADTMGLRVGLRAPRLASYLDETRIVTRHGPNAIEFSEFHRWGEDLDQGIGRTVARALEARPGIRSVEMVPWPRGATFDYLLQLHVSGFEGVGPRPPEPEADDDAPPPDGHTQMTVQWTIRQPEVDTVLAQATAHHRTEEWRVDDYGGLVARLGRGLDVLVDDVGTQLQRLHRP, encoded by the coding sequence ATGACTGTGTCTTTCCCCTCGGTCCTTCTCCGCCGGCTCGGGTGCTGCGCCGCGCTCGCCGGCCTGGTCGCGCTCTCCGTGACCGGGTGCGTGCGCCTGCTGGAGCCGCGCAAGAGCGACGCCACCTACTATCTACTCGATTCCGCGTCCGCCCCGGATACCGTGGCGACGCAGGCCCCGTCCGCAGACACGATGGGCCTGCGGGTTGGACTGCGCGCCCCGCGCCTGGCCTCTTACCTCGACGAGACGCGCATCGTGACGCGCCACGGGCCCAATGCGATCGAGTTTTCCGAGTTTCACCGCTGGGGGGAGGACCTGGACCAGGGCATCGGCCGCACTGTGGCCCGTGCGCTGGAGGCTCGTCCGGGGATCCGGTCGGTGGAGATGGTGCCGTGGCCGCGCGGAGCCACATTTGACTACCTCTTGCAGCTGCACGTCTCCGGCTTCGAGGGCGTCGGGCCGCGTCCTCCCGAGCCAGAGGCCGACGACGATGCCCCGCCGCCGGACGGCCACACTCAGATGACTGTGCAGTGGACCATCCGCCAACCAGAGGTCGATACGGTGCTGGCCCAGGCGACTGCCCATCACCGAACGGAGGAGTGGCGCGTGGACGACTACGGGGGGCTTGTTGCCCGGCTCGGCCGCGGCCTCGACGTGCTCGTGGACGACGTTGGCACACAACTGCAGCGCCTCCACCGCCCCTAA
- a CDS encoding MlaD family protein, which translates to MSQRVSPTLIGLFVVGALVLAVAGVGAFGSGQFFERRTTFISYFDESVNGLDVGAPVKFKGVPIGEVTDINLRVDLENETFQVPVQYAINLDPVTDTTGTRLDLDDPALLRDQIEDGLRAQLQLESIVTGKLYVELTYISTPDSAVYAQGPPSRLSIPTELSPLAKLGEGASGLVTNLRQFDVTQINENLVTFLVNANDKLEALDAEAINRSALATIESVREVVESEEVRTTLQDMPKATERLRTTIKDAQTLIQRLDQGVEPTADELEKTSRQLRTTLKRMRRTMDEVDQTLSTDSGVGYQMNEALSNLSEATEALRVLVQSLERNPSMFLRGREEPPPSNQQ; encoded by the coding sequence TCGTCGGCGCCCTCGTGCTGGCCGTCGCGGGGGTGGGGGCCTTCGGCTCCGGGCAGTTCTTCGAGCGACGGACGACGTTCATCAGCTACTTCGACGAGTCGGTCAACGGGCTCGACGTGGGCGCCCCGGTCAAGTTCAAGGGCGTGCCCATCGGCGAGGTGACGGATATCAACCTGCGCGTTGATCTCGAAAACGAGACGTTTCAGGTGCCGGTACAGTACGCGATCAACCTCGATCCTGTGACCGATACCACCGGAACGCGCCTCGACCTGGACGACCCGGCCCTGCTCCGCGACCAGATCGAGGATGGACTGCGGGCCCAGCTGCAGCTCGAAAGCATCGTCACCGGCAAGCTGTACGTCGAGCTCACGTACATCTCCACCCCGGATTCGGCCGTCTACGCCCAGGGCCCGCCCTCCCGCCTCTCCATTCCGACCGAGCTCTCCCCCCTGGCCAAGCTCGGCGAGGGCGCGTCCGGGCTGGTGACGAACCTGCGCCAGTTCGACGTGACGCAGATCAACGAGAACCTCGTCACGTTCCTCGTCAACGCCAACGACAAGCTGGAGGCCCTCGACGCCGAGGCGATCAACCGCTCGGCCCTCGCCACCATCGAGTCGGTGCGGGAGGTCGTGGAGTCCGAGGAGGTGCGCACCACGCTGCAGGACATGCCGAAGGCCACCGAGCGGCTCCGGACCACCATCAAGGACGCGCAGACCCTGATTCAGCGGCTCGATCAGGGCGTGGAGCCGACGGCCGACGAGCTCGAAAAGACGAGCAGGCAGCTCCGCACGACCCTGAAGCGCATGCGCCGCACGATGGACGAAGTGGATCAGACCCTCTCCACCGATTCCGGCGTCGGCTACCAGATGAACGAGGCCCTCTCGAATCTCTCGGAGGCGACGGAGGCCCTGCGGGTGCTCGTGCAGTCCCTGGAGCGCAACCCCAGCATGTTCCTCCGCGGCCGCGAAGAGCCCCCTCCTTCAAACCAGCAGTAG